The genomic interval TGTCCATTAACTTTCCGTGAGGATTCAATATCTTTTACAAATTTCTCCCAAAAATGAACAGAATTCCAATTATACATAATAGAATCAGAAACAATCATAGCATCTCCTAACCAACCGCATTTTTCCCTAATAGGACAATCTGTAATATTACCTTGAAGATTGCTTGTTATTGTATGTCTAGCCATTTGATGTATTTTATTGATATCACCATTACTTGATTCAAATTCACCCGATTCCTCTAAATCAGTATACACTGCAATGGCCTTAAGAACGCTAATATCAGGTTTACATGTAAGACCTGTTACTTCTGCATAACGAAAACCACTATAATTAAATCTTGCTTCATATATTTCTTTACCCTCACCTTTGATAATATAACGATGTGTCTGTGGTATAAATAAATTCTTCAAACTACATGAATTGGTATTAATCATACCATTTTCTGATAATGATTCAGCATACCTTATAGTAATTTCAGCACCTGCTACCCCTTCTACTGTAAGCTTAGTCCACCCAGCTAGGTTATGCCCAAAATCAAAAACAAAAACATGATTTTGTGGTTCACTAATATTAACTGGGTCAATAAATTCCATGGTTTTTATAGGTGGCATCATTTGAGATGCTAGTGCACCACCAGGTTTTGATTCTATTTGGGTCATAAACCATTCTTCATCATTGAAACCTGGAAAATTCCATCCTGATTGAACCATTCTAGAATCATAAGTTTCTCCATTATATACATGATTTAGCACAATGGGACCCAAACTACACTTCCAACTTGTATTACTAAAAATAACCTCTTTTGCTCCATCTTCATACTCAATCTCTATTTGACATAATAATCTAGGATTTCCATACATTACTTTGTGCTTCCACATACGGGTTTGATTATACCACCCGTCACCGAGCATAATTCCAATAGCATTATTACCCTTCTTCAAATATGATGCAATATCATATGTAGTATAAAAAACTCTAACATCATAATCTGTTTGTGCAGGTTCAAGTACATGATCACCTATTTTAGTACCATTCATACTAGCTTCATAATATCCAAGACCTGTTAAATAAATTCTAGCTTTCTTTACCTCTTTTGAGACAAAAAATTCTTTTCTAAAAAGAGGAGACCAAGATTGTTTATAACGCTTTCCCATACCAATCCATTGACCTTGCCAATCTTCTTTATTAAGAAGTCCCATTTCCCAGTAAGCTATTTCTGATTCTTTATAAACATAGTCCGAAATCCATACCTTTACCTTCCAATAACATGTTTCACGAGAATTAAGTGTTTCTCCCTTATATTCAACATTTACCGAACGATCATCAGTTATCTTTCCACTATCCCAGAGATCATAATCTTCTTCTATCAATTTTTTCTTAGTTGAAGATACCATTATTTTGTAATCTTTTTGCTTAACTTCATGTAGTTGCGATTGTATTTTCCAGCTTAATCTTGGTTTTATACAATCAATACCTATGAATTCTTGTAAATTTTCGCATCTTAATTCATTAATAACAAATAAATTATTTTTCAAAATCGTTTACTCCTATTATTATTTTTCTACATCTATATATTTGCCTATTACAACATCCCAAGCTTCCAAGTTAATTTTACCAGTCATCTCTATACCTTTTATTTATGCACTTTATTTATACATTTTATTTATTATTTAATTCTATGTTTATTATACCTTTACCATTATTTAATATAACCTTTATATGACCTGTTGGCACTTTTATTTTAAGCTCAAAATCCTTAAGCTCTTCTGGAAAATGTGGTTC from Vallitalea longa carries:
- a CDS encoding family 78 glycoside hydrolase catalytic domain produces the protein MKNNLFVINELRCENLQEFIGIDCIKPRLSWKIQSQLHEVKQKDYKIMVSSTKKKLIEEDYDLWDSGKITDDRSVNVEYKGETLNSRETCYWKVKVWISDYVYKESEIAYWEMGLLNKEDWQGQWIGMGKRYKQSWSPLFRKEFFVSKEVKKARIYLTGLGYYEASMNGTKIGDHVLEPAQTDYDVRVFYTTYDIASYLKKGNNAIGIMLGDGWYNQTRMWKHKVMYGNPRLLCQIEIEYEDGAKEVIFSNTSWKCSLGPIVLNHVYNGETYDSRMVQSGWNFPGFNDEEWFMTQIESKPGGALASQMMPPIKTMEFIDPVNISEPQNHVFVFDFGHNLAGWTKLTVEGVAGAEITIRYAESLSENGMINTNSCSLKNLFIPQTHRYIIKGEGKEIYEARFNYSGFRYAEVTGLTCKPDISVLKAIAVYTDLEESGEFESSNGDINKIHQMARHTITSNLQGNITDCPIREKCGWLGDAMIVSDSIMYNWNSVHFWEKFVKDIESSRKVNGQWTMVVPGKRTCGEAAPAWGTAQVTIPLLLYIFYEDKWILKDQYQAIKDWTDHLRSRCEAYLISFGIGDWWYPGGRENLDVPHDLISTAYFFQSATQTAEIAKILGFEEDYQKYTILSHKIKKAFNKRYFNKGKNSYGSQTADSFALKIKLVEESYVQKVVKALVKSIRDEGFHLTTGHIGTKYVFEVLTDFGYKEEAYKTLVQSGYPGFVYLINKGYTTLPERWEGDQDYGVPRNTGSLNHPFKCGFDAWLFSHLAGIRPLKPGFKEIMIKPTPMGDIKWIKGSFDSIYGKIRSHWRMDKGIFEIDATIPANTTAKIVLPFDSDVAIMCGENISCVKKETYTKNGGYIDVGSGVYSFKQKL